One genomic segment of Chitinophaga sancti includes these proteins:
- a CDS encoding outer membrane beta-barrel protein, whose translation MILNPSAKSLKEFVVKGTAAPMKLKFDTVEFNVDQYINDKYEMVQDLFTKFPGLDVEPDGSISINGKKVTKIKINGQEYMISNIKSLTSIIPANMISKIQFVDDYDELGRLTGRRNGVPNITINLVTPKDISTIYNLRIDGGLGNENKYLIAANGGFHNPKDQLFFMVNNNNKDAAGGNGTITNGEAGYHYNFNKQLSLNVSGRMNNQSAVFQSFSQSTDITDNGTLNSVNNGTNYSANKMKELNLKSAYKITDNDLVLVQFSAGNTNTVSQNNSTTNQTGFQKKDIDNVISQEGKSNNWSGSVLASHTFNKPGRILSLQLSLNNNDSKYQTDEADKIRYYNDTSYLDSIIFQQIHKDELGNNSSLAISYVEPVKENASFELKYIYQNRITKNSLLTSWGDENGKLLPVDSLSSQYKYAVYQHQVEGNYQLAKGNAEYTLGVAISPNQLKTTTTSSGTTIFPVLKFRYKWPSLLFSINYQGQTRFPTYQQIAPVTDLSNIQYPIVGNPDLKIGQSHSVIAEFTRSGKNSFWGRGMYTKNIHDIAVNTILIEDVLGTVKQETHYLNTNGNFSGEAKLGWSRQFGKVKNSIRVEMGTKYSHNILFANNVQKYNDSWNVSVKMNPQFRVGWVTFMPNFGYQFNRSKYNITEETVIDFHTFNMGGYLFIKFPEGFSLEASGNKQLNWGYASGAIANPLFMDMNIGKKFFGDKITILLECNNVFNQQNSSSYNVSANSVSIGSSSVVNRFFMLHAIYRFSKAK comes from the coding sequence GTGATATTAAACCCAAGTGCTAAGAGTTTAAAAGAATTTGTTGTGAAAGGTACGGCCGCACCTATGAAATTGAAATTTGATACAGTCGAGTTCAATGTGGATCAATATATCAATGATAAGTATGAGATGGTACAGGATCTTTTTACAAAGTTTCCTGGATTGGATGTGGAACCGGACGGCAGTATTTCTATCAATGGCAAGAAAGTGACGAAAATTAAGATCAATGGACAGGAATATATGATCAGTAATATCAAATCATTGACCAGCATTATTCCTGCAAATATGATCAGCAAGATTCAATTTGTAGATGACTATGATGAATTAGGTAGATTGACCGGAAGAAGGAATGGTGTTCCTAATATTACGATTAATCTTGTCACCCCTAAAGATATATCTACCATTTATAACCTTAGAATTGATGGCGGATTAGGTAATGAGAATAAGTACCTGATAGCAGCAAATGGTGGATTCCATAACCCCAAAGATCAGCTCTTTTTTATGGTAAATAATAACAATAAGGATGCAGCTGGTGGGAATGGGACTATTACCAATGGCGAGGCAGGTTATCACTATAATTTTAATAAACAGTTATCGCTGAATGTGTCAGGCAGGATGAACAATCAAAGTGCTGTTTTCCAATCATTTTCACAGTCAACTGATATTACTGATAATGGTACGCTCAATAGTGTGAATAATGGTACTAATTATAGTGCGAATAAGATGAAAGAGTTGAACCTGAAATCAGCGTATAAAATAACTGACAATGATTTGGTGCTCGTTCAATTTTCTGCTGGCAATACAAATACTGTTAGTCAAAATAATTCGACTACGAACCAGACTGGGTTTCAGAAAAAGGATATTGATAATGTCATTAGCCAGGAAGGAAAGAGTAATAATTGGAGTGGAAGTGTTTTAGCATCTCATACCTTTAATAAACCAGGAAGGATTTTGTCGCTCCAATTGTCACTAAATAATAATGATAGTAAATATCAAACTGATGAGGCAGATAAAATTCGCTATTATAATGATACATCCTATTTAGATTCAATCATATTCCAACAAATTCATAAAGATGAGCTAGGGAATAATAGTTCATTGGCGATTTCCTATGTGGAACCGGTAAAAGAAAATGCAAGTTTCGAATTGAAATATATTTATCAAAACCGAATAACTAAAAATTCCCTATTGACAAGCTGGGGAGATGAAAATGGGAAATTGTTGCCAGTAGATTCTCTTAGTAGTCAATACAAATATGCAGTTTATCAACACCAGGTAGAAGGTAACTACCAATTAGCAAAAGGCAATGCTGAATATACCCTAGGGGTAGCTATTTCTCCTAACCAGTTAAAAACAACTACCACTAGTTCCGGGACCACAATTTTCCCGGTTTTAAAGTTTCGTTATAAGTGGCCTTCCCTGTTGTTCAGTATAAATTATCAAGGACAAACAAGGTTTCCAACTTATCAACAAATAGCACCTGTTACAGATCTTAGTAATATCCAATACCCTATAGTGGGCAACCCTGATTTAAAAATAGGACAATCTCATTCGGTGATAGCTGAATTTACCCGCTCCGGGAAAAATAGTTTCTGGGGCAGGGGGATGTATACTAAGAATATTCATGATATAGCGGTGAATACTATTTTAATAGAGGATGTATTAGGGACTGTAAAACAGGAAACCCACTATTTAAATACAAATGGTAATTTTTCAGGAGAGGCAAAACTGGGTTGGAGCAGGCAATTTGGTAAAGTAAAAAATAGTATCCGGGTGGAAATGGGAACGAAGTATAGCCATAATATTTTATTTGCTAATAATGTTCAAAAGTATAATGATAGCTGGAATGTGTCTGTAAAAATGAACCCTCAATTTCGTGTTGGCTGGGTGACCTTTATGCCCAATTTCGGCTATCAATTTAATAGAAGTAAATATAATATTACGGAAGAGACTGTAATTGATTTTCATACTTTCAATATGGGAGGTTACTTGTTTATCAAATTCCCGGAAGGATTTTCATTGGAGGCATCGGGTAATAAGCAATTAAATTGGGGGTATGCTTCCGGAGCAATTGCTAATCCATTATTTATGGATATGAATATTGGGAAGAAATTTTTCGGAGATAAGATTACTATATTATTGGAATGTAATAATGTATTTAACCAGCAAAATAGTTCTTCTTATAATGTTTCTGCAAATAGCGTATCCATTGGCTCTTCTTCGGTAGTAAATAGATTCTTTATGTTACATGCCATTTATAGGTTTAGCAAAGCAAAGTAA
- a CDS encoding outer membrane beta-barrel protein: protein MKILSRRIQIFVCILVFPPFLSVAQTNEIRGIVTDSATGQPVRDVTISVLKENKAIATSFSDQKGKFIIQQVPTGIYQLYISIMSYASYNRKISISKSYTDLGKILLKNKSITLNGIEIKQSIPPVVIKKDTLEFNASSIKTMPNAVVEELLKQVPGISVDPSGKITAQGTAVKRILVDGKPFFGDNVALTTKNLPAEIIDKIQLIEGRSDQAQFSGFDDGNNEKIINITLKKNKRRGMTGAAAVGYGTNDRYAGNLSINSFSEKDRISVIANANNLNDRFFNPGSTSPGMVPGNGTSDIWSGAVNYNVEKRKNLQVDGSYSANRNHSQNNTISARQIFLPDTSWLYNQQSLNSSRTTEHDLRMRVMYKINTSQSLLIAPQLTYKTNNTILDNNYQSFNQNKDTSIIGIAHNTTQQTTPNMGLHGLYRKKFKKPGQTFSADVNFNTSKDNGKNTYQTKDTHLSPAYSTGYNRLSQNDNTANNSALRLSYTTPFTKDRVMELSYSLNKNVNNLTNKTYDQDSVSGKYDNINDSLSNISSNKSLAQNAGIQVRTNKQKYDYLLGISTQFITLNTENTIAPSFNKSYINFFPSAKLRISISKEKAIQFGYNGSTILPTAQQLQPLPNLANSLLIQEGNPDLKPSYKHNVMVGYNAFNLQTLSGFFTFITGEVTQHKVINSTRYDSTGRQYSRPINEDGAFNLKGYFANSFLLKPISTRINLSTDIGYNRDITLTYINAKETRSFVHNYNVNEELNINYRYKTIFDINTLARLSYTGNKYDALSNNNTNYFTYYLSINYNLNLPAGIIIGNDLRYTVNTGRAAGYNTTIALLNGYIAKTLFHQQQGMIKFSGYDLLHQNKSISRNIADNYVEDTRQTVLQPYFMLSFTWFIKNYPAGKSQPISNEVSKPS, encoded by the coding sequence ATGAAAATCCTAAGTAGGAGGATTCAGATATTTGTATGTATACTAGTTTTTCCCCCCTTCCTGTCTGTTGCCCAAACAAACGAAATCAGAGGCATAGTAACGGACTCTGCTACTGGCCAGCCAGTAAGAGACGTTACTATCTCTGTTTTGAAAGAGAATAAGGCAATTGCTACTTCATTTTCCGATCAAAAAGGCAAATTTATTATTCAACAGGTTCCTACCGGTATCTATCAGCTATATATTTCCATTATGAGTTATGCATCTTATAATCGGAAAATCAGTATCTCAAAATCTTATACTGATCTTGGCAAGATCTTGTTGAAAAATAAATCCATTACTTTAAATGGAATTGAGATCAAACAATCCATTCCCCCTGTCGTGATTAAAAAGGATACACTCGAGTTCAACGCAAGTAGTATTAAGACCATGCCCAATGCAGTAGTAGAAGAATTGCTGAAGCAAGTTCCGGGCATTTCGGTCGATCCCAGTGGTAAAATAACTGCCCAAGGAACTGCTGTAAAAAGGATTCTTGTAGACGGTAAACCATTCTTTGGAGATAATGTAGCCCTTACGACTAAAAATTTACCAGCAGAAATAATCGATAAAATTCAACTCATTGAGGGAAGATCTGATCAGGCCCAGTTTTCCGGATTTGATGACGGGAATAATGAAAAAATAATCAATATTACCCTTAAAAAGAATAAACGCAGAGGGATGACTGGTGCTGCAGCTGTCGGATATGGTACCAATGACAGGTACGCTGGAAACCTCAGCATCAATAGCTTTAGTGAGAAAGATCGTATTTCAGTAATCGCGAATGCCAATAACCTGAATGACCGATTTTTTAATCCTGGTAGCACCTCTCCAGGCATGGTACCAGGTAATGGAACATCGGATATATGGTCCGGGGCTGTTAATTATAATGTGGAAAAACGAAAAAATCTCCAGGTTGATGGTAGCTATTCAGCAAACCGAAACCATTCTCAGAATAATACCATTAGTGCAAGACAAATTTTCTTACCAGATACTTCCTGGTTGTATAACCAACAATCGTTGAATAGCTCACGTACTACCGAACACGATCTTAGAATGAGGGTCATGTATAAAATAAATACCTCTCAATCACTGTTGATCGCCCCACAATTAACCTACAAAACTAACAATACAATCCTGGACAATAATTACCAATCTTTTAATCAAAATAAAGATACCAGCATAATTGGCATCGCACACAATACAACTCAACAAACCACCCCTAACATGGGCCTTCATGGTTTATATAGGAAAAAGTTCAAAAAGCCAGGCCAAACCTTTAGTGCAGATGTGAATTTCAATACCAGCAAAGACAATGGCAAAAACACCTACCAAACAAAAGATACACATTTATCGCCGGCCTATTCCACTGGCTATAATAGACTTTCTCAAAATGATAATACTGCTAACAATTCGGCATTACGACTTAGCTATACAACACCATTTACAAAAGATCGGGTAATGGAATTATCTTATTCACTCAATAAAAATGTGAATAACCTAACAAATAAAACATACGATCAGGACTCGGTCTCAGGTAAGTATGATAACATCAATGACAGCCTTAGCAATATTTCCAGCAACAAATCGTTGGCCCAAAACGCTGGAATACAGGTTCGCACTAATAAACAGAAATATGATTATTTATTAGGCATAAGCACCCAGTTTATTACATTAAACACTGAAAACACGATTGCACCATCTTTTAATAAAAGCTATATTAATTTTTTCCCTTCCGCCAAACTTAGAATATCTATCTCTAAGGAAAAGGCTATTCAATTTGGGTATAATGGTAGCACTATCTTGCCTACTGCCCAGCAGTTACAACCTTTACCTAACCTGGCGAATTCCTTATTAATACAGGAAGGGAATCCAGACCTCAAACCATCGTACAAGCATAATGTAATGGTTGGATATAACGCATTTAATCTGCAGACCTTATCAGGGTTCTTTACATTTATAACAGGAGAGGTTACTCAGCATAAGGTGATTAATTCAACTCGTTATGACAGCACTGGCCGTCAGTATTCCAGACCTATCAATGAAGATGGAGCCTTTAACCTAAAAGGTTACTTCGCTAACAGCTTTTTGTTAAAACCCATTTCTACCAGGATCAACTTATCCACTGATATTGGATATAATAGGGATATAACCTTGACATATATCAATGCAAAAGAGACCCGTTCATTTGTTCATAATTACAACGTCAATGAAGAATTAAATATCAACTATCGCTACAAAACAATTTTCGACATTAATACTTTGGCCAGGCTTAGTTATACTGGTAATAAATACGATGCTCTTTCAAATAACAATACAAATTACTTTACCTACTATTTATCCATCAACTACAATTTAAATTTACCGGCAGGAATTATAATAGGTAATGATCTACGATATACTGTTAATACCGGAAGAGCAGCTGGGTATAATACGACGATAGCCTTACTGAATGGCTATATTGCGAAAACACTATTTCATCAGCAACAAGGGATGATTAAATTTTCCGGATATGATCTTTTGCACCAAAACAAGAGTATTTCAAGGAATATTGCTGATAATTATGTGGAGGATACCAGGCAGACAGTGCTTCAACCTTACTTTATGCTGAGCTTTACCTGGTTTATCAAAAATTATCCAGCAGGGAAAAGCCAACCTATATCAAACGAAGTTTCCAAACCATCATAA
- a CDS encoding DUF262 domain-containing HNH endonuclease family protein, whose amino-acid sequence MDNQLQSVSKIFTEKIYRIPDYQRGYAWTKKQLKEFWSDVRLLEDGKNHYVGVLTLEKVPKDTFTKWQDDEWVITSKSFEPFYVVDGQQRLSTIIILIQAITEVVDENQTLNYSTLNEIRKRYIFDSKDKGISRSYIFGYEKDNPSYEFLKTRVFNEQSTDGYTKEETIYTNNLFFAKDFFIENLKELSFEEIEVIFKKVTQNLLFNIYSITSDIDVFIAFETMNNRGKPLSNLELLKNRLIYLSTKFNAEEYEKIELRKRINTTWKAVYHYLGKNKDNILHDDLFLMNHFMIFIGGELDLDEYLGGGRRSRWFFREYYAKFLLENKFSLKILYDKKLTIQDIDNYIASLKKSVEIWFSIHNPMLSSDYDDEEKLLLERLYRMGLDQFEPLLLSYYLKKSTRNIRVKFLKTLEKFGFCNLWRLGAYYLDPHFSDRKAIELARGIISVSELERFFSDAIVAIQNSDFWEEATKKIKNDGFYSWNGIRYFLFEYDFHLKEISKTKRLKINWEQFSAEKEDYITVEHIYPQKATDPCWKNEFNIYSVRERAALVNSLGNLLPLSKPKNSSLQNGCFSKKVDNDINKVGYRYGSYSENEVSKLPAWTPKDILERGLRLLDFMEARWGIIIGDE is encoded by the coding sequence ATGGACAATCAATTACAATCAGTTTCAAAAATATTTACTGAAAAGATTTATAGAATACCGGATTATCAGAGGGGATATGCGTGGACCAAAAAGCAATTAAAGGAATTTTGGAGTGATGTGAGATTGTTAGAGGATGGGAAAAACCATTATGTAGGTGTATTGACGCTGGAGAAAGTTCCCAAAGATACATTTACTAAGTGGCAGGATGATGAATGGGTTATTACTTCTAAAAGTTTTGAACCATTTTATGTAGTGGATGGTCAGCAGCGATTATCTACTATTATCATTTTGATTCAGGCAATTACGGAAGTAGTTGATGAAAATCAAACTTTGAACTATTCAACCCTTAATGAAATTAGGAAACGCTATATTTTTGATTCTAAGGATAAAGGAATCTCCAGGTCTTACATTTTCGGGTATGAAAAGGATAATCCAAGTTATGAGTTTTTAAAGACCAGGGTATTTAATGAACAGTCAACGGATGGATATACCAAAGAAGAGACTATTTATACCAATAATTTATTTTTCGCAAAAGATTTTTTCATTGAGAATTTGAAGGAATTAAGTTTTGAAGAGATAGAGGTAATTTTTAAAAAGGTAACTCAAAATCTCTTGTTTAATATTTATAGTATCACCTCTGATATTGATGTGTTCATTGCCTTTGAGACGATGAACAATAGAGGAAAACCATTGTCAAATTTGGAACTACTAAAAAATAGACTTATTTATTTGTCTACCAAGTTTAATGCTGAAGAGTATGAAAAAATAGAGTTAAGAAAAAGAATTAATACTACCTGGAAAGCAGTATATCATTATCTGGGAAAAAATAAGGATAATATTTTACATGACGATTTATTCCTGATGAATCATTTTATGATTTTTATCGGGGGAGAATTAGACCTGGATGAATATCTGGGAGGGGGAAGGCGATCACGATGGTTTTTTAGAGAATATTATGCAAAGTTTTTATTAGAGAATAAGTTTAGCCTAAAGATTCTATATGATAAAAAATTAACAATTCAGGATATTGATAATTATATAGCCAGCTTGAAGAAAAGTGTGGAAATCTGGTTTAGTATTCATAACCCAATGTTGTCATCTGATTATGATGATGAAGAGAAATTATTACTGGAGAGGTTATATAGAATGGGACTTGATCAGTTTGAGCCACTACTTTTGTCATATTATTTAAAAAAGTCAACAAGAAATATTAGAGTTAAATTCTTAAAAACCCTTGAAAAATTTGGGTTCTGTAATTTATGGCGGTTAGGTGCTTATTATCTCGATCCTCATTTTTCAGATAGAAAGGCAATTGAATTAGCTAGAGGAATCATTTCTGTATCAGAATTGGAGAGATTTTTTAGTGATGCAATAGTTGCAATTCAAAATTCTGATTTTTGGGAAGAGGCAACAAAAAAAATCAAGAATGATGGTTTTTATTCCTGGAATGGAATACGATATTTTTTATTTGAGTATGATTTTCATCTGAAAGAGATCTCAAAAACGAAGCGATTAAAAATAAATTGGGAGCAATTCTCAGCTGAAAAGGAGGATTATATTACGGTAGAACATATATACCCGCAAAAGGCTACGGATCCTTGTTGGAAAAATGAGTTTAACATTTATTCGGTTAGAGAAAGGGCTGCACTTGTTAATTCTTTAGGTAACTTATTACCACTTTCGAAGCCTAAAAATTCAAGTTTACAGAATGGATGTTTTAGCAAAAAAGTGGATAATGATATAAATAAGGTAGGTTATCGTTATGGTTCCTATTCAGAGAATGAGGTGAGTAAGTTGCCGGCGTGGACCCCTAAAGATATTTTAGAAAGGGGATTGAGATTGCTAGATTTTATGGAGGCAAGGTGGGGAATAATAATAGGAGACGAATAA
- a CDS encoding TlpA family protein disulfide reductase, giving the protein MKYFSLLLLTALLAGCYARVPEKTGLEGKPIPHYTVLLSDSVTYYNTEHIKSGRPAVFVYFGTYCVFSKAQAREIADYMDKMKNIDFYFVTTSEFGDMKKFYKEYKLDKFKNVIMGKDYSNFFADYYETAGVPFIAIYGKDGKMIAAFDGKVSPRQIRNCALG; this is encoded by the coding sequence ATGAAATACTTTAGCCTGTTGTTGTTGACAGCCCTACTAGCAGGATGCTATGCTCGTGTACCTGAAAAAACAGGATTAGAAGGTAAGCCTATTCCTCATTACACTGTTTTGCTATCTGATAGTGTTACTTATTATAATACAGAGCATATAAAAAGTGGTAGACCTGCGGTGTTTGTTTATTTTGGAACTTATTGTGTGTTCTCCAAGGCACAAGCGAGGGAAATTGCTGATTATATGGATAAGATGAAGAATATCGATTTCTATTTTGTGACGACATCTGAGTTTGGGGATATGAAGAAGTTTTATAAAGAGTATAAATTGGATAAATTTAAGAATGTGATAATGGGAAAGGATTATTCGAATTTTTTCGCTGATTATTATGAAACGGCGGGTGTGCCATTTATTGCTATTTATGGGAAGGATGGTAAGATGATAGCTGCATTTGACGGAAAGGTAAGTCCAAGGCAGATAAGGAATTGTGCATTGGGTTGA
- a CDS encoding alpha/beta hydrolase — MKNIKYLIIFCLCYSPLNIKAQTQFPLYENGIVPGAILTNILNDTLHGKSWLTGNDTTIIKARTIMPTLTVFRPDAGKNNGIAVLICSGGSYRNVADVQEGIPAAKKLSENGITAFVLHYRVPRSDLMENKTTGPFQDVQKALQFVRENAEKYQLDKNRIGIMGFSAGGHLVSSICTHPGDIYINNPKHTNLRPDFMVLVYPVISFADSLTHQLSRQNLIGPDITPELVAKYSNELHVDANTPPTYITSAIDDDIVKVQNSLLFYAALEQAKVPSNIFLYTKGGHGFGINNHTAEQQWIDPCLQWIIKGTWKMAIQ, encoded by the coding sequence ATGAAAAACATTAAATATTTAATAATATTCTGCTTGTGCTATTCTCCATTAAATATCAAAGCCCAAACGCAGTTCCCACTATATGAAAATGGCATAGTCCCCGGTGCTATCCTCACCAACATTTTAAATGACACCCTTCATGGCAAAAGCTGGCTTACCGGTAATGATACCACCATCATCAAAGCCCGGACCATCATGCCCACCTTGACCGTATTTCGCCCGGATGCAGGTAAGAACAACGGCATAGCTGTACTCATTTGTTCTGGCGGATCCTACCGGAACGTAGCAGATGTACAGGAAGGCATTCCCGCTGCCAAAAAACTATCTGAAAACGGGATTACCGCCTTTGTACTACATTATCGCGTTCCCAGGAGTGATCTAATGGAAAATAAAACAACCGGTCCTTTCCAGGATGTTCAAAAGGCACTACAATTCGTAAGAGAAAATGCTGAAAAATATCAGCTGGATAAAAATCGCATCGGTATCATGGGATTTTCCGCAGGTGGACACCTGGTATCATCCATCTGTACCCATCCTGGTGATATTTACATAAACAATCCAAAACATACCAACCTGAGACCTGATTTTATGGTACTTGTATACCCTGTTATTTCCTTTGCTGACAGTTTAACCCACCAACTATCCAGGCAAAATTTGATAGGTCCAGATATAACCCCTGAACTGGTTGCAAAATATAGCAACGAGCTACATGTAGATGCCAACACACCTCCCACTTACATTACCAGTGCTATTGACGATGATATTGTCAAAGTGCAAAACTCTTTATTATTTTATGCCGCACTCGAACAGGCTAAAGTACCGTCAAATATATTCCTGTACACTAAAGGAGGGCATGGCTTCGGCATCAACAATCACACAGCGGAACAACAATGGATTGATCCATGCCTGCAATGGATTATAAAAGGTACCTGGAAAATGGCTATTCAATAA
- a CDS encoding acyltransferase: MGIFNVYLFFVVITIAAITLFLFNKIIKVKLPDRSYNSIDGLRGYLALGVVFHHFMIWYVFLITAKWTYPPSRFYNHLGPTSVSLFFMITAFLFFTKIRTSKGEIDWLKLYIGRVLRIYPLYVCVAVTIMVIVMIETGWKLNEPFGILLIRFVELFFFGQQDINGYPLTRFIVARVIWSLAFEWVFYLSLPVWALLIFRKKVSYFVLFLCILGLLVFLFVIYTHYPAGILRRMCPFLGGIAASYISQRESVIKVAKTKYVSVLILVLFFIAIYFFDNAYSIIPFLCIALSFIAIAAGNDLFGILSIKPSLLLGQISYSIYLIHGIFLFIGLWCLPSLREIAMASASNYWIFITCTTILIVLASSLTYKFIEAPFISATPAVFRKVNSFLKAKLAY; encoded by the coding sequence ATGGGAATATTTAATGTTTACCTCTTTTTTGTTGTAATTACCATTGCAGCCATTACTCTTTTTTTATTTAATAAAATAATCAAAGTAAAATTACCAGATAGAAGTTATAACTCCATTGATGGTTTAAGGGGGTATTTGGCCTTAGGGGTCGTATTTCATCATTTTATGATCTGGTATGTGTTCCTTATAACGGCAAAATGGACGTATCCACCTTCGAGATTTTATAACCATTTAGGACCTACTAGCGTGAGTCTATTCTTTATGATAACGGCATTCTTGTTTTTTACCAAAATAAGAACCAGCAAGGGGGAAATAGACTGGCTAAAATTGTATATAGGCCGGGTTTTAAGAATTTATCCGTTGTATGTATGTGTGGCTGTTACGATCATGGTAATAGTGATGATAGAAACTGGGTGGAAATTGAATGAGCCTTTTGGTATTTTGTTAATAAGGTTTGTTGAATTGTTCTTTTTTGGACAACAAGATATTAATGGGTATCCATTGACAAGGTTTATTGTTGCCAGGGTTATTTGGAGTTTAGCATTTGAGTGGGTGTTCTACCTTAGTTTACCTGTTTGGGCGTTGCTTATCTTTAGAAAGAAGGTTAGTTATTTTGTTCTTTTTTTATGCATCCTGGGGCTTTTGGTCTTTTTGTTTGTTATTTATACACATTATCCAGCTGGAATTCTTCGAAGGATGTGCCCGTTTTTGGGTGGAATAGCTGCCTCTTATATTAGCCAGCGAGAATCCGTGATAAAAGTTGCAAAAACTAAATATGTGTCGGTTTTAATACTTGTTCTGTTCTTTATTGCAATTTATTTTTTTGACAATGCTTATTCCATAATACCATTTCTTTGTATTGCATTATCTTTTATTGCGATAGCAGCAGGTAATGATTTATTTGGTATATTAAGTATAAAACCGTCACTTTTACTGGGGCAGATTTCTTATAGCATATATCTAATTCATGGTATATTTTTATTTATCGGGTTATGGTGTTTACCATCATTAAGAGAGATTGCCATGGCAAGTGCTTCAAACTATTGGATTTTTATAACGTGTACGACCATTTTGATAGTGCTGGCAAGTTCCCTGACCTATAAATTCATAGAAGCGCCTTTTATATCAGCAACGCCCGCTGTTTTTCGGAAAGTAAATAGCTTTTTGAAGGCTAAGCTGGCTTATTGA
- a CDS encoding glycosyltransferase family 2 protein, which produces MQDLLKSIDDGTTLQTNTKKEIKRLSVIIPAYNEENTIPQILDKIRNVRLIHDIEKEIIIINDCSIDSTEKVIQSYMSACNDTIIKYFAQPVNSGKGAAIHTGIMHATGEFLLIQDADLEYDPYEYNTLLKPIVHGFADVVYGSRFMGGSPHRILFFWHTIGNKVLTFLSNMFSNLNLTDMETGYKVFRTNIIQQIPLQEKRFGFEPEVTLKISKVPRIRIYEVGISYYGRTYQEGKKINWKDGVRTIYCILKYGIVSKSIKNQAIPKQA; this is translated from the coding sequence ATGCAAGACCTTCTAAAAAGTATTGATGACGGCACTACTTTACAAACAAATACCAAAAAAGAGATTAAAAGGCTGTCTGTTATTATACCTGCATACAATGAAGAAAATACTATTCCCCAGATTTTGGATAAGATCAGGAATGTAAGACTCATTCATGACATTGAAAAAGAAATCATTATCATTAATGACTGTTCTATTGACAGCACTGAGAAAGTGATACAATCATATATGTCTGCATGTAATGACACAATTATTAAATACTTCGCCCAACCTGTCAATAGTGGAAAAGGCGCTGCTATTCATACTGGTATCATGCATGCCACTGGAGAATTTCTTTTAATCCAGGATGCGGACCTGGAATACGACCCCTATGAATACAATACTTTGCTCAAACCTATTGTACATGGTTTTGCAGATGTTGTATATGGCTCCCGCTTTATGGGTGGCAGTCCTCATCGTATTCTATTCTTCTGGCATACCATCGGGAATAAGGTGCTTACATTCCTTTCAAATATGTTTTCCAACCTGAATTTAACAGATATGGAAACAGGATACAAAGTATTCCGGACAAATATTATACAACAAATCCCACTACAAGAAAAACGTTTTGGTTTTGAGCCGGAAGTAACACTAAAAATTTCCAAAGTGCCCAGGATCCGGATTTACGAGGTAGGTATCTCTTATTATGGCCGAACCTACCAGGAGGGTAAAAAGATTAACTGGAAAGACGGTGTCAGAACTATTTACTGTATCCTTAAATACGGCATAGTGAGCAAATCAATCAAAAACCAAGCTATCCCTAAACAGGCATAA